Proteins from a genomic interval of Lycium ferocissimum isolate CSIRO_LF1 chromosome 2, AGI_CSIRO_Lferr_CH_V1, whole genome shotgun sequence:
- the LOC132043755 gene encoding protein GRAVITROPIC IN THE LIGHT 1 — protein sequence MDSVRPSPAPSKSRLAKTFQRVIHRKNSSKPFSNNGFCLLIPQEKLRCCESQHFDKEEIEECKEHTKNKAVMEAFVAKLFATVSSVKAAYAELQLAQFPYNNEAIQVADQAVVDELKALSELKHSYIKHQIDSSPPHVTLMLAEIQEQQSVMKTYEITMKKMQGEIESKGYNICTLQNELQETIQNNRSLERKLNASGSFSILDNVKFSDVNPKDFIMVLHYAMRSIRNLVKFLIKEMESANWDIDAATNSIQNGVTFQKSNHRAFAFESFVCREIFSGFNEPTFNVQNDDSLFSGITSRRNFFYEQFKKLKSVSVTHFLKQNPSSLFGKFLKAKYLHLVHPKMEFSFSGNLNQRKLVNSGEFPETEFFKVFSEMGRRVWLLHCLAYSFDQQVSIFQVKKNCRFSEVYMESVTDEIFSTAGGEFKVAFTVVPGFKVGKTVVQSQVYLSPVNPPAKH from the coding sequence ATGGATTCTGTAAGACCATCTCCAGCTCCAAGTAAGAGTAGGTTAGCAAAGACATTTCAAAGAGTAATCCATAGAAAAAACTCATCAAAACCTTTTTCCAACAATGGGTTTTGCCTACTCATACCTCAAGAAAAACTCAGATGTTGTGAGTCACAACACTTTGAcaaagaagaaattgaagaatgcAAAGAACATACAAAAAACAAAGCTGTTATGGAGGCTTTTGTTGCTAAGCTTTTTGCCACTGTTTCTTCTGTTAAAGCTGCTTATGCTGAGCTTCAGTTAGCTCAGTTCCCTTACAATAATGAAGCTATTCAAGTTGCAGATCAAGCTGTGGTTGATGAACTCAAAGCTTTATCTGAACTCAAACACAGTTACATCAAACACCAGATTGATTCTTCACCACCCCATGTAACCCTAATGCTTGCtgagattcaagaacaacaatCAGTCATGAAGACATACGAAATCACCATGAAGAAAATGCAAGGAGAAATTGAATCCAAAGGATACAACATATGTACTCTCCAAAATGAGCTACAAGAAACCATACAAAACAACAGATCACTTGAAAGAAAGCTCAACGCTAGTGGATCATTCTCTATTCTTGACAATGTGAAGTTTTCAGATGTAAATCCTAAAGATTTCATCATGGTTTTGCACTATGCTATGAGATCTATACGCAACCTTGTTAAGTTCTTGATTAAGGAAATGGAGTCTGCTAACTGGGATATTGATGCTGCTACAAACTCTATACAAAATGGTGTTACTTTCCAGAAAAGTAATCACAGAGCTTTTGCATTTGAATCTTTTGTTTGCAGAGAGATATTCAGTGGGTTTAACGAGCCAACTTTTAATGTTCAAAATGATGATTCTTTATTTTCCGGCATAACAAGTCGGCGGAATTTCTTCTATGAACAGTTCAAGAAGTTGAAATCTGTGAGTGTAACTCATTTTCTCAAACAAAACCCTTCTTCTCTGTTTGGTAAATTCTTGAAAGCTAAATACCTTCATTTAGTTCATCCAAAAATGGAGTTTTCCTTTTCTGGAAACTTAAATCAAAGGAAACTTGTAAACTCAGGTGAGTTCCCGGAAACAGAGTTTTTCAAGGTTTTTAGTGAGATGGGTAGGCGCGTGTGGCTTTTGCATTGCTTAGCATACTCTTTTGATCAACAAGTTAGCatttttcaagtgaaaaaaaactGTAGATTTTCAGAAGTCTACATGGAAAGTGTCACAGATGAGATTTTCTCCACTGCCGGCGGTGAGTTCAAGGTGGCGTTCACGGTGGTTCCAGGGTTTAAAGTTGGTAAAACGGTGGTTCAAAGTCAGGTATATTTATCTCCGGTAAATCCTCCGGCCAAGCACTAG